tatgatatgattaagaatctctggccagagtatgaatgagatttaggaagtcgttccaaatcacattcaaggtaatcatataagcacacgaatcacattggatagtagacatgaataaactatcaaaccaaacaatgtggtcaagagtattgtattagagaaagaccgtattgcatttgtaatcctaaactgaataggttctccacctcttctgattagcttgggtaaccatgatatgctgctaggtgtcactcatggtttgtggaagccctaaacgtgtataatcactaaagggagaattgaaagtaagtttcaattcacaatcgatttgaaatggttttaatcgcccactgcctcgctaaaaggaacctaatggatcgtacatcatgtaaggtggagattgaagaaacaatggagatgagtaagaataattaaatggtttaattatttatggcaaggattaattaatatgttaattaatcaaacgaataagttcgttaaagacctcgggatagttttggaccttaaggcccaatgggcttcgaacgtcaagcccattgacttaagttgtatgacaacttaatgaataatgattcacaaaggcccaattagcccaataataccctaaggccggccatttaaagatggagtgagttttgtacttatttacaagtttgccactccaatgaattaaggtataaatatgactttatagccaaaattcatttagggttttcttttggggaaaggatgagaacataagctctcctttctctctaaagtggccggcctccttggagggtttagctagcaatcctactactccaaggtcactcatttcttctccaatctaaccttggtgaagagacttaaaggttctcaattttgggaacttggagaaccatttcatccatccaaaaccatggatctaagaagcaaggaatgaaggccctatctcttgggtgattatcctttgcttttgcaaagaggaatctacaaaggtataaatttctcaactcattttgttttgagttgagtcttggttcacctaactactaggctttgaatttaatgggtaatgttttgtttttgagtgcatgcaagcatgattccgccttttaattgtaaattgcatgctatagatgttgctcaaatgaacatgtttttcacaaaatcatccttcaattgtaacatttttaacactaaaggaatatatttaaaaataaaaatattttattattcaaataattaatgatgttattaatatccaaggaccttgataaaaatttgaaattgaataggattttaatcaatggagtaacaaaaataaGGATGTGAATCTAATTTCTCCTTGAGAGTAATACTTATTCATACGACCTGCCAATCTACACCGATTAACAGAAGCGGGGATTTAAAGTCATTCATGAAACTACTCAAACATACTAAAATTACAGAGAATAAACTAGAATGAATTGTACGCTTATTAACGTACGTACAACTACAACCCTTGTATACGAACTGCAGTTTTACGTACGATCCATGCCAGATGCGCATAATTGCATACTTCTAGTGTAATTGATCTTTTAGGCCtcagcaccaccaccactgtCGCCACTGTCCCTGTTGTCATCAgtaacatcatcatcatcatcatccggTGGGGGCATGTTTAGGTCAATTCCACCACGGCCTTCATTGTCCTCCTCCACATCCCTAGCCTCGCGCACATTTGCAGCATTACTTGCTTCCCCTACACAACATAAAAATTGTTAACATAAACCAAGAACATCATCCATGATACAAAGCAAActaaaaaagtatttaatttaatttcattgcGCATGCATTGCGTTTAAATTTCATGCAGTACTGGACTTGATAGAGATTTAGGGCCAACTAATTACCTTGTTGCTGTCCTGGGGGTGGGAAGGCGCCTCTATAGGGACGCTCCGGGTGGCTACGCTGATGCCCAAACAATGCTTTCCACGAACTGAAATCCGATCGATTGCACACGGGGCAAGTCGGGGTCATTCCTTCAGGGGCTTTGACCTCGGCTTTACGCTTGCCCAGCTGGCCACCCACGGCCATGCTCCCCGCTGCGGCAAGTCTCCCTCCTAAAGAGATTTCAACCCTGACGGGAGTGAAACTACTCCCACCAATTTGAGAGATGTTTCCCGCTGCAGGAGAGGACCCTCTTCCTAAAGAAGAGGGTGATCCTCTCCCGCTAGGAGGAGATTTTGATCCCCTGCTAGGAGTCCTCCGGCCACCAGAGGGTGAGCCCCTTCTTGGTGTGGATGTCCCCCTGCTAGGAGAGGGAGATCCATGGCCTGGAGATCCTTTGTTGGGCCCGGGAGGAGTCACAGAGGACCCTCCGGTAGCATACCCTCCAACATTGAAATGGCCAGTGGTAAGATGAGTACGAACAGGAGGAGTTCCAGAGGACCTTAGGAACCCGCCATCCCCTCCTCCCGCATTAACTTGACCAGTGCTATGAGGAGGAGTAGGAGTAGGAGTCGGAGCATGAGTGCTTGGTGGAGTAGTAGGAGCAGCCCCAGTAACGTTGGAACTAACGTTCTCGTTACGGGGTTGCTGTCCCTCTGCGGAGGAGCCCTGgttagtggtggtggtggtgtcctTGGAGTTAGTCATATTGATATTAGCCTCTTGGGAGCGATAAAACACTGCGTCCGAACAGCGAAGTGTTCATGATGCCCTGACagtttatataattagggtttcTTGGCAACCAGATTGGCACTGTTCTGTACAAAAAGATACACTGCATCTGCAATGCATGCGACTCTTCGTCTGTGAAAATGCTGGGAATCATCACATGCAGCGCGCCATTTCTCCAAAGGGTTGTGCTCTTTCATTATCGGCCGTTGATTCGCGTATAAACTCAACGGACGGTGCTCGATGGTTGTCATGCATGAAGGCACCGCCACATTGCAAATCCTGATTGGATGGCATTTCATTGTTTTTAGGGAGCAGGGAAATTAACCGGTTGTTATGAGCGGGAACGAAGCTTGGGTGAGTGAAATGACAATTGTGACCTTGAGGTCTCACGTGTATCATATTAAATTGATATAATCAGGGCAAATATAGTATGACATGCAAAAGGAAACCTGAAAACTTAATCACGTAGCAACTTCCATATTTGTTCATGTGTGAGCCAATGTCTCAGATGGATTATACATTGCACCTCTAATTCAAATTTACGAGGGTGGTGAGCATGTAATTGCTTATTTAAAGGAAataattaaagaataaattataTCTACTTTATTTAGGGACAAGCATTGGGTGGGTTGGTCAATTGGACTTCAACCCATTGGTCGACCCAACATGCTCGGGTTGAAATTGTTCAAACTTATTTTCACTCTAGAAAATGGGCAAATCAACCCACCCAAACCATTCTTAGGCAGCCAGTTAGGTTGCGCAAGTTTCATGAGGTGGGCTTAATTGGTTCCCTTCTTAAATTTAATGCGAGTATGAGCGACAAATAATCAATACTTCtgttaaattaaacttaaataatgTGAATTGGTTTTTGTTATATCACTACATATTACTACTACATAATTTCACTATCAAATATAAAGTTAATAAACAAAGGCTTTTAAAAGTTAATAAATTTTGTGTACAATTCAATCCAACATGCATGTATGTTTAAGAATTTGTTGAGTTAGTTTCAATTGGGTTAATAATACTTCAACTTAGCTTATTGAACG
Above is a window of Malus sylvestris chromosome 15, drMalSylv7.2, whole genome shotgun sequence DNA encoding:
- the LOC126602756 gene encoding uncharacterized protein LOC126602756 produces the protein MTNSKDTTTTTNQGSSAEGQQPRNENVSSNVTGAAPTTPPSTHAPTPTPTPPHSTGQVNAGGGDGGFLRSSGTPPVRTHLTTGHFNVGGYATGGSSVTPPGPNKGSPGHGSPSPSRGTSTPRRGSPSGGRRTPSRGSKSPPSGRGSPSSLGRGSSPAAGNISQIGGSSFTPVRVEISLGGRLAAAGSMAVGGQLGKRKAEVKAPEGMTPTCPVCNRSDFSSWKALFGHQRSHPERPYRGAFPPPGQQQGEASNAANVREARDVEEDNEGRGGIDLNMPPPDDDDDDVTDDNRDSGDSGGGAEA